The Flaviflexus equikiangi genome contains the following window.
GGTATTGCCCGTTCCATTCGGTCCACAGGGGCGGGAACCCGCCCACGTTGTAGCCGCCCTCGCCGACGTCCCAGGGTTCGGCGATGAGCTTGACCTGGGAGATCACGGGATCCTGCTGGATGATGTCGAAGAACGCGGACAGCCTGTCGACCGCGTGGAGCTCGCGGGCAAGCGTGGAGGCGAGATCGAACCTGAACCCGTCCACGTGCATCTCCGTCACCCAGTACCTCAGCGAATCCATGATCATCTGGAGCGAATGAGGGGAGGACATGCGCAGGGAGTTGCCTGTGCCCGTCGTATCGAAGTAGTGCTCCTCATCGCCCGGGACGAGGCGATAGTAGGAGGCGTTGTCGATGCCGCGGAACGACAGGGTGGGGCCCATGTGGTTGCCCTCGGCCGTGTGGTTGTAGACGACGTCGAGGATGACCTCGATGTTGGCCTCATGGTAGGCCTTCACCATCGCCTTGAACTCATCGACCTGTTCCCCGCGCGTCCCGTACGAGGCGTACGTGTTATGAGGGGCGAAGTAGCCGATCGTGTTGTAGCCCCAATAGTTCGACAGTCCCTTGTCTTGAAGGTTGGTGTCGTTGACGAACTGGTGGACGGGCATGAGCTCGATCGCAGTCACACCCAGATCGACGAGATGCTCGATGACGGCAGGATGTGCGAGGCCGGAGTACGTGCCCTTCATATCCTCCGGGACGTCCGGATGAAGCATGGTCATGCCCTTGACGTGGGCTTCGTAGATGACCGAGTTGTGGTATTCGTGGGCCGGGGGACGATCGTGGCCCCAGTCGAAGAACGGGTTGACGACGACAGACACCATCGTGTGCCCGAGAGAATCCTCCTCATTGCGCTGGGACGGATCGTCGAAAGAGTAGGAGAACACGGCCGACGAGTTCTCGACGTGACCGTCGATCGCTTTCGCGTACGGGTCGAGGAGCAGCTTCGACGGATCGCACCTGTGGCCGTTCGGCGGATCATATGGCCCGTGCACACGGTAGCCGTACAGCTGGCCGGGGCGGATTCCCGGGACGTACGCATGCCACACGTAGGCATCGACCTCGGTCAGTTCGAGGCGCTGTTCGTTCTTGTCGTCGTCCAACAGACACAGTTCGACGCGTTCAGCGACGGATGAGTAGATAGCGAAATTGGTACCCGAGCCGTCATACGTGGCTCCAAG
Protein-coding sequences here:
- the glgX gene encoding glycogen debranching protein GlgX, with the protein product MEIWPGHPYPLGATYDGSGTNFAIYSSVAERVELCLLDDDKNEQRLELTEVDAYVWHAYVPGIRPGQLYGYRVHGPYDPPNGHRCDPSKLLLDPYAKAIDGHVENSSAVFSYSFDDPSQRNEEDSLGHTMVSVVVNPFFDWGHDRPPAHEYHNSVIYEAHVKGMTMLHPDVPEDMKGTYSGLAHPAVIEHLVDLGVTAIELMPVHQFVNDTNLQDKGLSNYWGYNTIGYFAPHNTYASYGTRGEQVDEFKAMVKAYHEANIEVILDVVYNHTAEGNHMGPTLSFRGIDNASYYRLVPGDEEHYFDTTGTGNSLRMSSPHSLQMIMDSLRYWVTEMHVDGFRFDLASTLARELHAVDRLSAFFDIIQQDPVISQVKLIAEPWDVGEGGYNVGGFPPLWTEWNGQYRDTVRDFWRGEPSVLSELASRLTGSSDLYEHSGRRPMASINFVTAHDGFTMRDLVTYNEKRNEANGEGGADGESHNRSWNCGEEGPTDNPEVRDLRIRQIRNFLTTLLISQGVPMISHGDELGRTQQGNNNTYCQDNELSWVDWDLSEEQTEILEFTKTIVNFRHDHPVLRRRRFFAGDSGHGGESELGEIEWLVPSGERMEDEDWNTWFAKSVMIYLNGAAITEPDQRGAKVEDDDLLVLISADASDIDFTIPNESYGLTWHEAINTANPVVEERVYGPGDTYTVTGRSIVILRRPAEVRDEERAQLDEHGTEAKQDNAVTAPSVTEHGEETEGELDA